A genomic segment from Montipora foliosa isolate CH-2021 chromosome 9, ASM3666993v2, whole genome shotgun sequence encodes:
- the LOC137970452 gene encoding uncharacterized protein, translating to MSSSLDKLVSNLPKEALIYTSRKFKGKELDLMSQKGVYPYDFMDSFDKFNEKLPPKEEFYSILNDEDITDDQYKHAKNVWNTFNLKNMGEYHDLYLKSDILLLADVFENFRKTCLQYYKLDPCHYFTSPGLSWDAMLKMTDIKLELMTDIDMFQFIEKGMRGGISYIANRYGKANNKYMKTYDEKAPSKYIMYLDANNLYGWAMSQYLPTGGFRWMTEKQINNIKLSKYSENSKKGSILEVDLAYPKELHDLHNDYPLAPEKKPSIIHRTWFKNNQSPSSVGVQSVTMVERIH from the exons atgagCTCAAGTCTTGACAAACTGGTGAGCAACCTACCAAAAGAAGCATTAATATATACTTCTCGAAAATTCAAAGGTAAAGAGCTTGATTTAATGTCTCAAAAAGGAGTATATCCATACGACTTCAtggatagctttgataaattcaatgaaaagctaccaccaaaagaagaattttacagtatATTAAATGATGAGGATATAACAGATGATCAATACAAACATGCTAAAAATGTATGGAACACTTTCAATCTGAAAAATATGGGCGAGTACCATGACTTATATCTTAAATCCGACATACTTCTGTTAGCAGATGTATTCGAAAACTTTCGAAAGACCTGTCTGCAATACTACAAACTAGACCCCTGTCATTATTTCACGTCTCCAGGGCTTTCCTGGGATGCTATGTTAAAGATGACTGACATTAAATTGGAGCTTATGACTGAcattgatatgtttcaattcatcGAAAAGGGCATGCGTGGTGGAATAAGTTACATTGCCAACCGGTATggaaaagcaaacaataaatacatgaaaacatatGATGAGAAGGCGCCCTCAAAGTATATCATGTATCTTGATGCTAACAATCTGTATGGATGGGCTATGTCACAATACCTACCAACTGGTGGATTCAGATGGATGACAGAAAAGCAAATCAACAACATAAAGTTGTCTAAATACAGCGAGAACAGCAAAAAAGGATCAATATTAGAAGTAGACCTAGCATATCCAAAAGAACTACATGATTTGCATAATGACTACCCACTAGCACCTGAAAAG AAACCTTCAATTATACACagaacttggtttaaaaataaccAAAGTCCATCGAGTGTTGGAGTTCAATCAGTCACCATGGTTGAAAGAATACATTGA